Proteins co-encoded in one uncultured Draconibacterium sp. genomic window:
- a CDS encoding HU family DNA-binding protein — MSILYSKIQRVNPRNPQADRKWYLVPNRVEQKTEKEIAEALSKNTTLSRGEAVLVLDELQAVIQNSLLDGYSVQMGDWGSFQLTYNCTGTDTEAECTADKITSVNIRFRPGKQMKEALSNATFVAR; from the coding sequence ATGTCGATATTATATTCAAAAATTCAACGGGTAAACCCACGCAACCCACAAGCCGACCGGAAATGGTACCTGGTACCCAACCGCGTGGAACAAAAAACAGAAAAGGAGATTGCTGAAGCTTTAAGTAAAAACACCACTTTAAGCCGTGGTGAAGCAGTCCTGGTTTTAGATGAGCTGCAAGCGGTGATCCAGAATTCCCTGCTCGATGGCTACTCGGTGCAAATGGGCGACTGGGGTTCGTTTCAGCTCACGTATAACTGCACCGGCACGGATACCGAAGCGGAATGTACGGCCGATAAAATTACATCGGTAAACATCCGTTTCCGCCCCGGAAAACAGATGAAAGAGGCGCTGTCTAATGCAACCTTTGTAGCCCGCTAG